The proteins below are encoded in one region of Verrucomicrobiota bacterium:
- a CDS encoding lipid-binding SYLF domain-containing protein: MNMTQKIFTLGVSLMAITLGTGVLHASSIQDTVVSATEILGRKQGSAHPIPPATLQKAKGIAILSITKAGLVVGGAGGDGVVMVRGAAKSLSMPQWSAPIPVGYTGGSFGAQIGVSSINMIILLNSESAVKIFTQSGKLNWNATASGTVGSDSGSEHKGGMLSDQDVTIYKETDGLYGGATIGGAELNIQTDRIDSAYGQGVTVSEILSRKVNVPDYSRHLYEFMDGKH, from the coding sequence ATGAACATGACTCAAAAAATATTCACTCTCGGAGTGTCATTAATGGCTATAACACTCGGAACGGGTGTACTCCATGCAAGTTCAATCCAAGATACAGTCGTATCAGCGACGGAAATACTCGGTCGCAAACAAGGATCTGCCCATCCTATTCCTCCAGCCACACTTCAAAAAGCTAAGGGTATCGCTATATTAAGTATTACCAAGGCCGGGCTGGTAGTCGGTGGAGCAGGCGGTGATGGTGTGGTCATGGTACGGGGCGCGGCCAAAAGTTTGTCGATGCCTCAATGGAGTGCTCCCATTCCTGTCGGGTATACCGGCGGTAGTTTCGGCGCGCAGATAGGGGTTTCCTCGATCAATATGATTATTCTTTTGAATAGCGAATCCGCTGTCAAAATCTTTACCCAGTCCGGAAAACTTAACTGGAACGCCACAGCCAGCGGGACTGTGGGAAGTGACAGTGGGTCAGAACATAAGGGCGGCATGCTCTCCGATCAGGATGTGACTATCTACAAGGAAACCGATGGACTCTACGGTGGAGCCACCATCGGCGGGGCAGAGCTGAATATCCAGACAGACCGTATCGACAGTGCCTATGGTCAGGGTGTCACTGTCAGTGAAATCCTCAGCCGCAAGGTAAATGTGCCCGACTATTCCCGGCATCTCTATGAGTTCATGGATGGGAAACATTAG